One stretch of Manis pentadactyla isolate mManPen7 chromosome 10, mManPen7.hap1, whole genome shotgun sequence DNA includes these proteins:
- the TAOK2 gene encoding serine/threonine-protein kinase TAO2 isoform X2, with product MPAGGRAGSLKDPDVAELFFKDDPEKLFSDLREIGHGSFGAVYFARDVRNSEVVAIKKMSYSGKQSNEKWQDIIKEVRFLQKLRHPNTIQYRGCYLREHTAWLVMEYCLGSASDLLEVHKKPLQEVEIAAVTHGALQGLAYLHSHNMIHRDVKAGNILLSEPGLVKLGDFGSASIMAPANSFVGTPYWMAPEVILAMDEGQYDGKVDVWSLGITCIELAERKPPLFNMNAMSALYHIAQNESPVLQSGHWSEYFRNFVDSCLQKIPQDRPTSEVLLKHRFVLRERPPTVIMDLIQRTKDAVRELDNLQYRKMKKILFQEAPNGPGAEAPEEEEEAEPYMHRAGTLTSLESSHSVPSMSISASSQSSSVNSLADASDNEEEEEEEEEEEEEEEEEEGPETREMAMMQEGEHTVTSHSSIIHRLPGSDNLYDDPYQPEMTPSPLQPPAAPAPPSTTSARRRAYCRNRDHFATIRTASLVSRQIQEHEQDSALREQLSGYKRMRRQHQKQLLALESRLRGEREEHSARLQRELEAQRAGFGAEAEKLSRRHQAIGEKEARAAQAEERKFQQHILGQQKKELAALLEAQKRTYKLRKEQLKEELQENPSTPKREKAEWLLRQKEQLQQCQAEEEAGLLRRQRQYFELQCRQYKRKMLLARHSLDQDLLREDLNKKQTQKDLECALLLRQHEATRELELRQLQAVQRTRAELTRLQHQTELGNQLEYNKRREQELRQKHAAQVRQQPKSLKVRAGFPPPIPGALRPPSTGTPREEQPCSSGQEAVLDQRILGEEEEAVPERRILGKEGAALEPEDQRILGEESGTPSSSPPKHRSLVDEEFWGLPDEIKELIVPALAPQERSIVGQETTEAWRLWEKENGGVLDEEFELGWVQGQALTPVPEEEEEDEEGASIRTLRDPGDGCPSPDIPPEPPPTHLRPGPASQLSGLLSHGLLASLSFAVGSSSGLLPLLLLLLLPLLAAQGGGGLQAALLALEVGLVGLGASYLLLCTALHLPPSLFLLLAQGTALGAVLGLSWRRGLMGVPLGLGAAWLLAWPALALPLAAMAAGGKWVRQQGPRMRRGISRLWLRALLRLSPMAFWALQGCGAMGDRGLFALYPKTNKDGFRSRLPVPGPRRSNPHTARHPLALLAKFWALCKGWNWRLARAGQGLASCLPPWAIHTLASWGLFHGERPSRIPRLLPRSQRQLGLPASRQPPTGTLAGRRSQTRQSRALPPWR from the exons TGCACAAGAAGCCCCTTCAGGAGGTGGAGATTGCAGCTGTGACACATGGGGCCCTTCAGGGCCTGGCTTATCTGCACTCCCACAACATGATCCATAG GGATGTGAAGGCTGGAAACATCCTGCTTTCAGAGCCAGGCTTGGTGAAGCTGGGGGACTTCGGCTCTGCATCTATCATGGCACCCGCCAACTCCTTCGTGGGCACCCCGTACTG GATGGCTCCAGAAGTGATCCTGGCGATGGATGAAGGGCAGTATGATGGCAAGGTGGATGTCTGGTCCTTGGGGATAACCTGCATCGAATTGG CGGAACGGAAACCACCATTGTTTAACATGAATGCGATGAGTGCCTTATACCACATTGCACAGAACGAGTCCCCCGTGCTCCAGTCAGGACACTG GTCTGAATACTTCCGGAATTTTGTCGACTCCTGCCTTCAGAAAATCCCTCAAGACAGACCAACCTCAGAAGTTCTGCTGAAG CACCGCTTTGTGCTCCGGGAACGGCCACCCACAGTCATCATGGACCTAATTCAGAGGACCAAGGATGCCGTGCGGGAGTTGGACAACCTGCAGTACCGCAAGATGAAAAAAATACTATTCCAAGAGGCACCCAATGGCCCTGGTGCTGAGgccccagaggaggaggag GAGGCAGAGCCCTACATGCATCGGGCCGGGACGCTGACCAGTTTAGAGAGCAGCCACTCAGTGCCAAGCATGTCCATCAGCGCCTCCAGCCAGAGCAGCTCAGTCAACAGCCTAGCAGATGCCTCGGAcaatgaagaggaggaggaggaggaggaagaggaggaagaggaggaagaggaagaggaaggcccTGAAACCAGAGAGATGGCCATGATGCAGGAGGGGGAGCACACAGTCACCTCCCATAGCTCCATCATCCACCGGCTGCCG GGCTCTGACAATCTGTATGATGACCCTTACCAGCCAGAGATGACCCCAAGCCCCCTCCAGCCACCTGCAGCCCCGGCTCCGCCCTCTACCACCTCTGCCCGCCGCCGGGCCTACTGCCGCAACCGGGACCACTTTGCTACTATCCGTACTGCCTCCCTG GTCAGCCGTCAGATCCAGGAGCATGAGCAGGACTCAGCCCTGCGGGAGCAGCTGAGTGGCTATAAGCGGATGCGACGACAGCACCAGAAACAGCTGCTTGCCTTGGAGTCCAGGCTTAGGGGGGAGCGTGAGGAGCATAGTGCACGGCTACAACGAGAACTTGAGGCTCAGCGGGCTGGCTTTGGGGCTGAGGCAGAAAAGCTCTCACGGCGGCACCAGGCCATCGGTGAGAAAGAGGCACGAGCTGCCCAAGCCGAGGAGCGTAAGTTCCAGCAGCATATCCTTGGGCAGCAGAAGAAGGAGCTGGCTGCCCTGCTGGAGGCACAGAAGCGAACCTACAAACTTCGGAAGGAGCAACTGAAGGAG GAGCTCCAGGAGAACCCCAGCACACCCAAGCGAGAGAAGGCTGAGTGGCTATTGCGACAGAAGGAGCAGCTACAGCAGTgccaggcagaggaggaggcagggctgcTGCGGCGGCAGCGCCAGTACTTTGAGCTGCAGTGTCGCCAGTACAAGCGTAAGATGCTGTTAGCTCGTCACAGCCTGGACCAGGACCTGCTGCGAGAG GACTTGAATAAGAAGCAGACTCAGAAGGACTTGGAGTGTGCGTTGCTGCTGCGGCAGCATGAGGCCACACGGGAGCTGGAGCTACGGCAGCTCCAGGCTGTACAGCGCACACGGGCTGAGCTCACCCGCCTGCAGCACCAGACGGAGCTGGGCAACCAGCTGGAGTACAACAAGCGGCGTGAGCAAGAGTTGCGGCAGAAGCACGCAGCCCAGGTTCGCCAGCAGCCCAAGAGCCTCAAAGTACGTGCAGGCTTCCCGCCCCCCATTCCTGGGGCTCTGAGACCACCCAGCACAGGCACCCCTAGAGAAGAGCAGCCCTGCTCATCTGGCCAGGAGGCAGTCCTGGACCAAAGAAttctgggagaggaggaggaagcagtTCCAGAGAGAAGGATTCTGGGAAAGGAAGGGGCCGCTTTAGAACCAGAAGATCAGAGGATATTGGGGGAAGAATCAGGAACCCCTAGTTCTAGTCCACCAAAACATAGGAGTTTGGTTGATGAGGAATTTTGGGGTCTACCTGATGAGATAAAGGAGCTTATAGTCCCAGCCTTGGCACCTCAGGAGAGGAGCATTGTGGGCCAGGAGACCACCGAGGCATGGAGGTTGTGGGAGAAGGAGAATGGGGGTGTCCTGGATGAGGAGTTTGAGCTTGGCTGGGTCCAGGGCCAGGCATTGACCCCAGttcctgaggaggaggaggaagatgaggagGGGGCTTCAATTAGGACCCTGAGGGATCCTGGAGATGGCTGTCCTTCACCAGACATCCCCCCTGAGCCCCCTCCGACACATCTGAGGCCTGGCCCTGCTAGCCAGCTCTCTGGACTCCTGTCCCATGGCCTGCTGGCTAGCCTGTCCTTTGCAGTGGGATCCTCCTCTGGCCTCTTGCCCCTCCTACTTCTGTTGCTGCTCCCACTGCTCGCAGCCCAGGGTGGGGGTGGCCTGCAGGCAGCATTGCTGGCCCTTGAGGTGGGGCTGGTGGGCCTGGGGGCCTCCTACCTACTCCTTTGTACAGCTCTGCACCTGCCACCCAGTCTGTTCCTACTCCTGGCCCAGGGCACTGCACTGGGGGCTGTCCTGGGTCTGAGCTGGCGTCGAGGTCTTATGGGTGTCCCTCTGGGCCTTGGGGCTGCCTGGCTCCTAGCCTGGCCAGCCCTGGCTCTACCTCTGGCAGCTATGGCAGCTGGGGGCAAATGGGTGCGGCAGCAGGGCCCCCGGATGCGCCGAGGCATTTCTCGACTCTGGTTGCGGGCTCTGCTGCGCCTATCACCCATGGCCTTCTGGGCCCTACAGGGCTGTGGGGCCATGGGGGACCGGGGCCTGTTTGCACTCTACCCCAAGACCAATAAAGATGGCTTCCGCAGCCGTCTGCCTGTCCCTGGGCCCCGGCGTAGTAATCCCCACACTGCCCGACACCCACTAGCCTTGTTGGCAAAGTTTTGGGCCCTGTGCAAGGGCTGGAACTGGCGTCTGGCACGGGCCGGCCAAGGGTTAGCCTCCTGCTTGCCTCCCTGGGCCATTCATACATTGGCCAGCTGGGGCCTGTTTCATGGTGAACGGCCCAGCCGGATCCCTCGGCTGCTACCACGCAGCCAGCGCCAGCTAGGGCTCCCTGCCTCCCGCCAACCACCAACAGGGACTCTGGCTGGGCGGCGATCCCAAACTCGCCAGTCCCGGGCCCTGCCTCCCTGGAGGTGA
- the TAOK2 gene encoding serine/threonine-protein kinase TAO2 isoform X1 — MPAGGRAGSLKDPDVAELFFKDDPEKLFSDLREIGHGSFGAVYFARDVRNSEVVAIKKMSYSGKQSNEKWQDIIKEVRFLQKLRHPNTIQYRGCYLREHTAWLVMEYCLGSASDLLEVHKKPLQEVEIAAVTHGALQGLAYLHSHNMIHRDVKAGNILLSEPGLVKLGDFGSASIMAPANSFVGTPYWMAPEVILAMDEGQYDGKVDVWSLGITCIELAERKPPLFNMNAMSALYHIAQNESPVLQSGHWSEYFRNFVDSCLQKIPQDRPTSEVLLKHRFVLRERPPTVIMDLIQRTKDAVRELDNLQYRKMKKILFQEAPNGPGAEAPEEEEPPPYPQEAEPYMHRAGTLTSLESSHSVPSMSISASSQSSSVNSLADASDNEEEEEEEEEEEEEEEEEEGPETREMAMMQEGEHTVTSHSSIIHRLPGSDNLYDDPYQPEMTPSPLQPPAAPAPPSTTSARRRAYCRNRDHFATIRTASLVSRQIQEHEQDSALREQLSGYKRMRRQHQKQLLALESRLRGEREEHSARLQRELEAQRAGFGAEAEKLSRRHQAIGEKEARAAQAEERKFQQHILGQQKKELAALLEAQKRTYKLRKEQLKEELQENPSTPKREKAEWLLRQKEQLQQCQAEEEAGLLRRQRQYFELQCRQYKRKMLLARHSLDQDLLREDLNKKQTQKDLECALLLRQHEATRELELRQLQAVQRTRAELTRLQHQTELGNQLEYNKRREQELRQKHAAQVRQQPKSLKVRAGFPPPIPGALRPPSTGTPREEQPCSSGQEAVLDQRILGEEEEAVPERRILGKEGAALEPEDQRILGEESGTPSSSPPKHRSLVDEEFWGLPDEIKELIVPALAPQERSIVGQETTEAWRLWEKENGGVLDEEFELGWVQGQALTPVPEEEEEDEEGASIRTLRDPGDGCPSPDIPPEPPPTHLRPGPASQLSGLLSHGLLASLSFAVGSSSGLLPLLLLLLLPLLAAQGGGGLQAALLALEVGLVGLGASYLLLCTALHLPPSLFLLLAQGTALGAVLGLSWRRGLMGVPLGLGAAWLLAWPALALPLAAMAAGGKWVRQQGPRMRRGISRLWLRALLRLSPMAFWALQGCGAMGDRGLFALYPKTNKDGFRSRLPVPGPRRSNPHTARHPLALLAKFWALCKGWNWRLARAGQGLASCLPPWAIHTLASWGLFHGERPSRIPRLLPRSQRQLGLPASRQPPTGTLAGRRSQTRQSRALPPWR; from the exons TGCACAAGAAGCCCCTTCAGGAGGTGGAGATTGCAGCTGTGACACATGGGGCCCTTCAGGGCCTGGCTTATCTGCACTCCCACAACATGATCCATAG GGATGTGAAGGCTGGAAACATCCTGCTTTCAGAGCCAGGCTTGGTGAAGCTGGGGGACTTCGGCTCTGCATCTATCATGGCACCCGCCAACTCCTTCGTGGGCACCCCGTACTG GATGGCTCCAGAAGTGATCCTGGCGATGGATGAAGGGCAGTATGATGGCAAGGTGGATGTCTGGTCCTTGGGGATAACCTGCATCGAATTGG CGGAACGGAAACCACCATTGTTTAACATGAATGCGATGAGTGCCTTATACCACATTGCACAGAACGAGTCCCCCGTGCTCCAGTCAGGACACTG GTCTGAATACTTCCGGAATTTTGTCGACTCCTGCCTTCAGAAAATCCCTCAAGACAGACCAACCTCAGAAGTTCTGCTGAAG CACCGCTTTGTGCTCCGGGAACGGCCACCCACAGTCATCATGGACCTAATTCAGAGGACCAAGGATGCCGTGCGGGAGTTGGACAACCTGCAGTACCGCAAGATGAAAAAAATACTATTCCAAGAGGCACCCAATGGCCCTGGTGCTGAGgccccagaggaggaggag CCTCCGCCCTATCCACAGGAGGCAGAGCCCTACATGCATCGGGCCGGGACGCTGACCAGTTTAGAGAGCAGCCACTCAGTGCCAAGCATGTCCATCAGCGCCTCCAGCCAGAGCAGCTCAGTCAACAGCCTAGCAGATGCCTCGGAcaatgaagaggaggaggaggaggaggaagaggaggaagaggaggaagaggaagaggaaggcccTGAAACCAGAGAGATGGCCATGATGCAGGAGGGGGAGCACACAGTCACCTCCCATAGCTCCATCATCCACCGGCTGCCG GGCTCTGACAATCTGTATGATGACCCTTACCAGCCAGAGATGACCCCAAGCCCCCTCCAGCCACCTGCAGCCCCGGCTCCGCCCTCTACCACCTCTGCCCGCCGCCGGGCCTACTGCCGCAACCGGGACCACTTTGCTACTATCCGTACTGCCTCCCTG GTCAGCCGTCAGATCCAGGAGCATGAGCAGGACTCAGCCCTGCGGGAGCAGCTGAGTGGCTATAAGCGGATGCGACGACAGCACCAGAAACAGCTGCTTGCCTTGGAGTCCAGGCTTAGGGGGGAGCGTGAGGAGCATAGTGCACGGCTACAACGAGAACTTGAGGCTCAGCGGGCTGGCTTTGGGGCTGAGGCAGAAAAGCTCTCACGGCGGCACCAGGCCATCGGTGAGAAAGAGGCACGAGCTGCCCAAGCCGAGGAGCGTAAGTTCCAGCAGCATATCCTTGGGCAGCAGAAGAAGGAGCTGGCTGCCCTGCTGGAGGCACAGAAGCGAACCTACAAACTTCGGAAGGAGCAACTGAAGGAG GAGCTCCAGGAGAACCCCAGCACACCCAAGCGAGAGAAGGCTGAGTGGCTATTGCGACAGAAGGAGCAGCTACAGCAGTgccaggcagaggaggaggcagggctgcTGCGGCGGCAGCGCCAGTACTTTGAGCTGCAGTGTCGCCAGTACAAGCGTAAGATGCTGTTAGCTCGTCACAGCCTGGACCAGGACCTGCTGCGAGAG GACTTGAATAAGAAGCAGACTCAGAAGGACTTGGAGTGTGCGTTGCTGCTGCGGCAGCATGAGGCCACACGGGAGCTGGAGCTACGGCAGCTCCAGGCTGTACAGCGCACACGGGCTGAGCTCACCCGCCTGCAGCACCAGACGGAGCTGGGCAACCAGCTGGAGTACAACAAGCGGCGTGAGCAAGAGTTGCGGCAGAAGCACGCAGCCCAGGTTCGCCAGCAGCCCAAGAGCCTCAAAGTACGTGCAGGCTTCCCGCCCCCCATTCCTGGGGCTCTGAGACCACCCAGCACAGGCACCCCTAGAGAAGAGCAGCCCTGCTCATCTGGCCAGGAGGCAGTCCTGGACCAAAGAAttctgggagaggaggaggaagcagtTCCAGAGAGAAGGATTCTGGGAAAGGAAGGGGCCGCTTTAGAACCAGAAGATCAGAGGATATTGGGGGAAGAATCAGGAACCCCTAGTTCTAGTCCACCAAAACATAGGAGTTTGGTTGATGAGGAATTTTGGGGTCTACCTGATGAGATAAAGGAGCTTATAGTCCCAGCCTTGGCACCTCAGGAGAGGAGCATTGTGGGCCAGGAGACCACCGAGGCATGGAGGTTGTGGGAGAAGGAGAATGGGGGTGTCCTGGATGAGGAGTTTGAGCTTGGCTGGGTCCAGGGCCAGGCATTGACCCCAGttcctgaggaggaggaggaagatgaggagGGGGCTTCAATTAGGACCCTGAGGGATCCTGGAGATGGCTGTCCTTCACCAGACATCCCCCCTGAGCCCCCTCCGACACATCTGAGGCCTGGCCCTGCTAGCCAGCTCTCTGGACTCCTGTCCCATGGCCTGCTGGCTAGCCTGTCCTTTGCAGTGGGATCCTCCTCTGGCCTCTTGCCCCTCCTACTTCTGTTGCTGCTCCCACTGCTCGCAGCCCAGGGTGGGGGTGGCCTGCAGGCAGCATTGCTGGCCCTTGAGGTGGGGCTGGTGGGCCTGGGGGCCTCCTACCTACTCCTTTGTACAGCTCTGCACCTGCCACCCAGTCTGTTCCTACTCCTGGCCCAGGGCACTGCACTGGGGGCTGTCCTGGGTCTGAGCTGGCGTCGAGGTCTTATGGGTGTCCCTCTGGGCCTTGGGGCTGCCTGGCTCCTAGCCTGGCCAGCCCTGGCTCTACCTCTGGCAGCTATGGCAGCTGGGGGCAAATGGGTGCGGCAGCAGGGCCCCCGGATGCGCCGAGGCATTTCTCGACTCTGGTTGCGGGCTCTGCTGCGCCTATCACCCATGGCCTTCTGGGCCCTACAGGGCTGTGGGGCCATGGGGGACCGGGGCCTGTTTGCACTCTACCCCAAGACCAATAAAGATGGCTTCCGCAGCCGTCTGCCTGTCCCTGGGCCCCGGCGTAGTAATCCCCACACTGCCCGACACCCACTAGCCTTGTTGGCAAAGTTTTGGGCCCTGTGCAAGGGCTGGAACTGGCGTCTGGCACGGGCCGGCCAAGGGTTAGCCTCCTGCTTGCCTCCCTGGGCCATTCATACATTGGCCAGCTGGGGCCTGTTTCATGGTGAACGGCCCAGCCGGATCCCTCGGCTGCTACCACGCAGCCAGCGCCAGCTAGGGCTCCCTGCCTCCCGCCAACCACCAACAGGGACTCTGGCTGGGCGGCGATCCCAAACTCGCCAGTCCCGGGCCCTGCCTCCCTGGAGGTGA